A single region of the Brachypodium distachyon strain Bd21 chromosome 3, Brachypodium_distachyon_v3.0, whole genome shotgun sequence genome encodes:
- the LOC100841229 gene encoding transcription factor EMB1444, translating into MAEALGALCRGGGWSYAAIWSTDRRDPRLLTIGECHCEDEARKVVENMLNQVHVVGEGIIGSALASGECRWISDDIFFNLVQTCNTDNLSLFQGYTWWQHQFLSGIKTIAVIPIPTLGVAQFGSTQKVSESLEFLDHVKGTFSGRESILWDPSTKHIRKFPHNSQCQLSSLSTEGLVPIKADPENKKLPENTVAVESLGSLVSSSSNYSPSSSNGFTSFGSCNGLNPHIVAMPVNSKSINAVRVFHNVSNLMQHNIGSENQLQIQYSKQPDSCLASATTSYSGLNNLPRIEHELSCAPNKQGYYPQSEKLSNYHNSFSACFPEGDELKPMLFDNNSSIAQNNLMQEAKANGFTSQTDCAVHELPNETLGETAVDTVNCGRKGDNGNSNLLESMIFDPLTHDWWDDSVLLAGNVPHFGATTTVPVTEQTKSAPLSIEGRGLFSESALEELLGASPAVASSDPLADCFSGCELPGYAHQDSYSLCKEQVPTSNFPSSSHTSENMSNGVSKAIPVSLANLSMDDCCSLNTANSMVGQVKNPEGAKAIKKRARPGESTRPRPKDRQQIQDRVKELREIVPNSAKCSIDALLDRTIKHMIFLQGVTKYAEKIKQADEPKMISKDSGSVLRDNSSGVVLKDNSSAASNGGATWAYEVAGQTMVCPIIVEDLAPPGQMLVEMLCEERGFFLEIADTIRGFGLTILKGLMELRDGKIMARFLVEANKNVTRMDIFLSLVQLLQQNSLNRSSDQLAKVISNGVPSFAEHQQSPISIPVGLAER; encoded by the exons GTTGCTCACCATAGGAGAGTGCCACTGCGAAGATGAAGCCCGAAAAGTTGTTGAGAATATGCTTAATCAGGTCCATGTTGTTGGAGAAGG CATCATAGGATCAGCTCTAGCAAGTGGGGAGTGCCGATGGATTTCCGATGACATTTTCTTTAATTTGGTTCAGACATGCAACACAGACAACCTAAGCTTATTTCAG GGCTATACTTGGTGGCAACATCAGTTCCTAAGCGGAATAAAG ACTATTGCAGTAATACCTATCCCGACACTTGGTGTGGCACAGTTCGGCTCAACACAAAAG GTTTCTGAGAGCTTAGAGTTTCTGGACCATGTTAAAGGTACATTTAGTGGAAGAGAAAGCATCTTATGGGATCCTTCAACCAAACATATCCGTAAATTCCCTCATAATTCTCAATGTCAACTCAGTTCTCTGAGCACAGAAGGTCTTGTGCCTATCAAGGCTGACCCGGAAAACAAGAAACTTCCTGAAAACACAGTAGCCGTAGAATCTCTTGGGAGTTTAGTTAGTAGTTCAAGCAATTATTCTCCGAGCTCTTCAAATGGTTTCACCTCCTTCGGAAGTTGCAATGGTCTAAATCCTCATATAGTGGCCATGCCAGTGAACTCCAAGTCAATAAATGCGGTCAGAGTATTTCATAATGTCAGCAATTTGATGCAGCACAATATTGGTTCAGAAAATCAATTACAGATTCAATATAGTAAACAGCCTGATTCTTGTTTAGCAAGTGCAACCACATCTTATTCCGGTTTGAACAATCTTCCAAGAATAGAGCATGAGCTGTCATGTGCACCTAACAAGCAAGGATATTATCCCCAAAGTGAAAAACTATCAAATTACCACAACTCATTCTCAGCCTGTTTTCCTGAGGGTGATGAGCTGAAACCCATGTTATTTGACAACAACAGCTCTATTGCTCAAAATAACCTAATGCAAGAAGCCAAGGCCAATGGATTTACATCTCAGACTGATTGTGCAGTCCATGAATTGCCTAATGAAACATTAGGAGAAACTGCTGTAGATACGGTAAATTGTGGCAGAAAAGGGGACAATGGAAATAGCAATTTGCTCGAAAGTATGATATTCGATCCCCTCACGCATGATTGGTGGGATGACAGTGTCCTATTAGCAGGAAATGTTCCACATTTCGGTGCCACTACCACAGTCCCTGTTACAGAACAGACAAAAAGTGCTCCGTTATCAATTGAAGGGAGGGGGTTGTTTTCGGAAtctgcccttgaagaactgcTTGGTGCCAGTCCTGCTGTGGCTAGCAGTGATCCATTAGCCGATTGTTTCTCAGGCTGTGAATTACCAGGGTATGCCCATCAAGACTCTTACTCATTGTGCAAGGAACAAGTACCGACATCAAACTTCCCTTCCAGCAGCCATACATCTGAGAATATGTCAAATGGAGTATCAAAGGCAATCCCAGTGTCCCTGGCGAATTTATCTATGGATGATTGCTGCAGTTTGAACACTGCAAATTCCATGGTCGGACAAGTAAAGAATCCTGAGGGAGCAAAGGCTATAAAGAAAAGGGCTAGACCAGGTGAGAGCACGCGGCCAAGACCAAAGGACCGGCAGCAGATACAAGATCGTGTCAAGGAATTGCGTGAGATAGTCCCGAACAGTGCAAAG TGTAGCATTGATGCTTTGTTGGACCGAACAATCAAGCACATGATTTTTCTACAAGGTGTAACAAAGTATGCAGAGAAAATTAAGCAAGCCGATGAACCCAAG ATGATCAGCAAGGATAGTGGTTCTGTCTTGAGAGATAACTCAAGTGGTGTTGTCTTGAAAGATAACTCCAGTGCTGCAAGCAATGGTGGTGCCACGTGGGCCTATGAGGTTGCAGGACAGACTATGGTTTGCCCAATAATTGTAGAGGATCTTGCACCACCTGGTCAAATGCTTGTGGAG ATGCTATGTGAGGAACGGGGCTTTTTTCTAGAGATAGCAGACACCATACGTGGATTTGGACTGACAATCTTGAAGGGGCTGATGGAACTCCGTGATGGCAAGATAATGGCGCGATTTCTTGTCGAG GCAAACAAGAACGTGACTAGGATGGACATATTTCTGTCACTTGTTCAGTTACTACAGCAAAATAGCCTCAATAGATCTTCTGACCAGCTAGCTAAGGTAATAAGTAATGGGGTTCCATCTTTCGCGGAGCATCAGCAATCTCCAATATCGATCCCAGTTGGCCTTGCCGAGAGATAA
- the LOC100820923 gene encoding ORM1-like protein 2 isoform X1, producing the protein MAKLYVQAVPPADLNKNTEWFMYPGVWTTYILILFFSWLLVLSVFGCTAGMAWTVVNLFHFAVTTLWMITYHFFHWKKGTPFADDQGVYNTLTWWEQMDSGQQLTRNRKFLAVVPVVLQAHLVHITYNVNTEYRSRYLIALHTTDYQHPMLSLNTLAVTVLVVAKLPNMHKVRIFGINGGI; encoded by the exons ATGGCGAAGCTGTACGTGCAGGCGGTGCCGCCGGCGGATCTGAACAAGAATACCGAGTGGTTCATGTACCCTGGCGTCTGGACGACCTACATactcatcctcttcttctcctggcTCCTCGTCCTCTCCGTATTCGGTTGCACCGCAGGCATGGCATGGACCGTCGTCAACCTCTTCCACTTCGCGGTAACTACGCTGTGGATG ATCACATACCACTTTTTCCATTGGAAGAAGGGAACACCTTTTGCTGATGACCAGGGAGTGTACAATACATTGACTTGGTGGGAGCAAATGGATAGTGGTCAACAGCTTACTCGTAACAGGAAGTTTCTCGCTGTGGTTCCTGTAGTCCT GCAAGCACACCTGGTTCACATCACATACAATGTGAATACTGAATACAGATCTAG ATATTTGATTGCGTTGCACACCACAGACTACCAACATCCTATGCTCTCCCTCAATACTCTAGCAGTGACCGTGCTTGTGGTTGCCAAGCTACCAAACATGCATAAGGTCCGGATTTTTGGAATAAACGGCGGGATTTAG
- the LOC100820923 gene encoding ORM1-like protein 2 isoform X2 translates to MAKLYVQAVPPADLNKNTEWFMYPGVWTTYILILFFSWLLVLSVFGCTAGMAWTVVNLFHFAITYHFFHWKKGTPFADDQGVYNTLTWWEQMDSGQQLTRNRKFLAVVPVVLQAHLVHITYNVNTEYRSRYLIALHTTDYQHPMLSLNTLAVTVLVVAKLPNMHKVRIFGINGGI, encoded by the exons ATGGCGAAGCTGTACGTGCAGGCGGTGCCGCCGGCGGATCTGAACAAGAATACCGAGTGGTTCATGTACCCTGGCGTCTGGACGACCTACATactcatcctcttcttctcctggcTCCTCGTCCTCTCCGTATTCGGTTGCACCGCAGGCATGGCATGGACCGTCGTCAACCTCTTCCACTTCGCG ATCACATACCACTTTTTCCATTGGAAGAAGGGAACACCTTTTGCTGATGACCAGGGAGTGTACAATACATTGACTTGGTGGGAGCAAATGGATAGTGGTCAACAGCTTACTCGTAACAGGAAGTTTCTCGCTGTGGTTCCTGTAGTCCT GCAAGCACACCTGGTTCACATCACATACAATGTGAATACTGAATACAGATCTAG ATATTTGATTGCGTTGCACACCACAGACTACCAACATCCTATGCTCTCCCTCAATACTCTAGCAGTGACCGTGCTTGTGGTTGCCAAGCTACCAAACATGCATAAGGTCCGGATTTTTGGAATAAACGGCGGGATTTAG
- the LOC100820923 gene encoding ORM1-like protein 2 isoform X3, with protein MAKLYVQAVPPADLNKNTEWFMYPGVWTTYILILFFSWLLVLSVFGCTAGMAWTVVNLFHFAVTTLWMITYHFFHWKKGTPFADDQGVYNTLTWWEQMDSGQQLTRNRKFLAVVPVVLYLIALHTTDYQHPMLSLNTLAVTVLVVAKLPNMHKVRIFGINGGI; from the exons ATGGCGAAGCTGTACGTGCAGGCGGTGCCGCCGGCGGATCTGAACAAGAATACCGAGTGGTTCATGTACCCTGGCGTCTGGACGACCTACATactcatcctcttcttctcctggcTCCTCGTCCTCTCCGTATTCGGTTGCACCGCAGGCATGGCATGGACCGTCGTCAACCTCTTCCACTTCGCGGTAACTACGCTGTGGATG ATCACATACCACTTTTTCCATTGGAAGAAGGGAACACCTTTTGCTGATGACCAGGGAGTGTACAATACATTGACTTGGTGGGAGCAAATGGATAGTGGTCAACAGCTTACTCGTAACAGGAAGTTTCTCGCTGTGGTTCCTGTAGTCCT ATATTTGATTGCGTTGCACACCACAGACTACCAACATCCTATGCTCTCCCTCAATACTCTAGCAGTGACCGTGCTTGTGGTTGCCAAGCTACCAAACATGCATAAGGTCCGGATTTTTGGAATAAACGGCGGGATTTAG
- the LOC100820923 gene encoding ORM1-like protein 2 isoform X4 — protein MAKLYVQAVPPADLNKNTEWFMYPGVWTTYILILFFSWLLVLSVFGCTAGMAWTVVNLFHFAITYHFFHWKKGTPFADDQGVYNTLTWWEQMDSGQQLTRNRKFLAVVPVVLYLIALHTTDYQHPMLSLNTLAVTVLVVAKLPNMHKVRIFGINGGI, from the exons ATGGCGAAGCTGTACGTGCAGGCGGTGCCGCCGGCGGATCTGAACAAGAATACCGAGTGGTTCATGTACCCTGGCGTCTGGACGACCTACATactcatcctcttcttctcctggcTCCTCGTCCTCTCCGTATTCGGTTGCACCGCAGGCATGGCATGGACCGTCGTCAACCTCTTCCACTTCGCG ATCACATACCACTTTTTCCATTGGAAGAAGGGAACACCTTTTGCTGATGACCAGGGAGTGTACAATACATTGACTTGGTGGGAGCAAATGGATAGTGGTCAACAGCTTACTCGTAACAGGAAGTTTCTCGCTGTGGTTCCTGTAGTCCT ATATTTGATTGCGTTGCACACCACAGACTACCAACATCCTATGCTCTCCCTCAATACTCTAGCAGTGACCGTGCTTGTGGTTGCCAAGCTACCAAACATGCATAAGGTCCGGATTTTTGGAATAAACGGCGGGATTTAG
- the LOC100821218 gene encoding dof zinc finger protein 2 isoform X2: MEEMMMPAGNQNPNAANQNQNNQPPAPPSGPEGVQRAPAAAPAAAAAAGGAERKARPQKEKAINCPRCNSTNTKFCYYNNYSLQQPRYFCKTCRRYWTEGGSLRNVPVGGGSRKNKRSSSSSSAAAAAVSTSAAAGTVPAANKNPKLMLQHEAGGGAHDLNLAFPHHHGRVLHPSEFAASFPSLESSAVMAAANGGGRGGMHQGAFSAMELLRSTGCYVPLPQGMQLGAMPPEYGFALGPEFRMPAPPHQQQQQHHQQQQQVQNMLGFSLDTGAGGGYGAGLQGAQESAASGRMLFPFEDLKPGVVSAAAGGATGGDQFEHSKADQGQGQGGNNSGGHETLGFWNNSMIGNGGSNDAGGGGGGGSW, from the coding sequence ATGGAGGAGATGATGATGCCCGCGGGGAACCAAAATCCTAACGCGGCGAACCAGAACCAGAATAATCaaccaccggcgccgccttctGGCCCTGAAGGCGTCCAGAGGGCTCCCGCTGCagccccggcggcggcagcagctgcaggagGGGCGGAGCGGAAGGCGCGGCCGCAGAAGGAGAAGGCGATCAACTGCCCGCGGTGCAATTCCACAAACACCAAGTTCTGCTACTACAACAACTACAGCCTCCAGCAGCCGCGCTACTTCTGCAAGACGTGCCGCCGCTACTGGACCGAGGGGGGATCCCTCCGCAACGtccccgtcggcggcggctcacGCAAGAACAAGCGCTCCTCGTCCAGCTCGTCCGCTGCCGCGGCTGCCGTCTCGacctctgccgcggcaggaacggTGCCGGCAGCCAACAAGAACCCGAAGCTGATGCTGCAGcacgaggcgggcggcggcgcgcacgACCTGAACCTGGCGTTCCCGCACCACCACGGCCGCGTGCTGCACCCGTCCGAGTTCGCCGCGTCGTTCCCCAGCCTGGAGAGCAGCGCcgtcatggcggcggccaacggcggcggcaggggcggcaTGCACCAGGGCGCGTTCTCGGCCATGGAGCTGCTGAGGAGCACCGGCTGCTACGTGCCGCTGCCGCAAGGGATGCAGCTAGGAGCGATGCCCCCGGAGTACGGGTTCGCGCTGGGTCCCGAGTTCCGCATGCCGGCGCCTccacaccagcagcagcaacaacatcaccagcagcagcagcaggttcAGAACATGCTGGGGTTCTCGCTGGACACGGGTGCAGGTGGGGGATATGGCGCTGGGTTACAGGGGGCGCAGGAGAGCGCGGCGTCAGGAAGGATGCTGTTCCCCTTCGAGGACCTGAAGCCGGGGGTGGTGAGCGCggctgctggaggtgcaaccGGGGGAGACCAGTTTGAGCACAGCAAGGCAGATcaaggccaaggccaaggcggTAACAACAGCGGTGGCCATGAGACCCTGGGGTTCTGGAACAACAGCATGATCGGGAATGGCGGCAGCaatgacgccggcggcgggggtggcggcgggtcTTGGTGA
- the LOC100821218 gene encoding dof zinc finger protein 2 isoform X1: MDAAHWHQGLGLAKPMEEMMMPAGNQNPNAANQNQNNQPPAPPSGPEGVQRAPAAAPAAAAAAGGAERKARPQKEKAINCPRCNSTNTKFCYYNNYSLQQPRYFCKTCRRYWTEGGSLRNVPVGGGSRKNKRSSSSSSAAAAAVSTSAAAGTVPAANKNPKLMLQHEAGGGAHDLNLAFPHHHGRVLHPSEFAASFPSLESSAVMAAANGGGRGGMHQGAFSAMELLRSTGCYVPLPQGMQLGAMPPEYGFALGPEFRMPAPPHQQQQQHHQQQQQVQNMLGFSLDTGAGGGYGAGLQGAQESAASGRMLFPFEDLKPGVVSAAAGGATGGDQFEHSKADQGQGQGGNNSGGHETLGFWNNSMIGNGGSNDAGGGGGGGSW, encoded by the exons ATGGATGCAGCCCACTGGCACCAG GGGCTAGGGCTCGCGAAGCCGATGGAGGAGATGATGATGCCCGCGGGGAACCAAAATCCTAACGCGGCGAACCAGAACCAGAATAATCaaccaccggcgccgccttctGGCCCTGAAGGCGTCCAGAGGGCTCCCGCTGCagccccggcggcggcagcagctgcaggagGGGCGGAGCGGAAGGCGCGGCCGCAGAAGGAGAAGGCGATCAACTGCCCGCGGTGCAATTCCACAAACACCAAGTTCTGCTACTACAACAACTACAGCCTCCAGCAGCCGCGCTACTTCTGCAAGACGTGCCGCCGCTACTGGACCGAGGGGGGATCCCTCCGCAACGtccccgtcggcggcggctcacGCAAGAACAAGCGCTCCTCGTCCAGCTCGTCCGCTGCCGCGGCTGCCGTCTCGacctctgccgcggcaggaacggTGCCGGCAGCCAACAAGAACCCGAAGCTGATGCTGCAGcacgaggcgggcggcggcgcgcacgACCTGAACCTGGCGTTCCCGCACCACCACGGCCGCGTGCTGCACCCGTCCGAGTTCGCCGCGTCGTTCCCCAGCCTGGAGAGCAGCGCcgtcatggcggcggccaacggcggcggcaggggcggcaTGCACCAGGGCGCGTTCTCGGCCATGGAGCTGCTGAGGAGCACCGGCTGCTACGTGCCGCTGCCGCAAGGGATGCAGCTAGGAGCGATGCCCCCGGAGTACGGGTTCGCGCTGGGTCCCGAGTTCCGCATGCCGGCGCCTccacaccagcagcagcaacaacatcaccagcagcagcagcaggttcAGAACATGCTGGGGTTCTCGCTGGACACGGGTGCAGGTGGGGGATATGGCGCTGGGTTACAGGGGGCGCAGGAGAGCGCGGCGTCAGGAAGGATGCTGTTCCCCTTCGAGGACCTGAAGCCGGGGGTGGTGAGCGCggctgctggaggtgcaaccGGGGGAGACCAGTTTGAGCACAGCAAGGCAGATcaaggccaaggccaaggcggTAACAACAGCGGTGGCCATGAGACCCTGGGGTTCTGGAACAACAGCATGATCGGGAATGGCGGCAGCaatgacgccggcggcgggggtggcggcgggtcTTGGTGA